AATTTACTTATCCAGAGAGGTAGAGGGACTGGCCCTATGACACCTCAGCAGCGGGTTCTGTAATAGGAACACCGTGCTAATTCCAGCAAGCAAGTCTTGAAAGATAAGTGATGGGCCTTTGTTTATTAAGCCTTGATCTTATTTTTTAAGATCAAGGCTTTTTGTATTCTAAAAAGAGAAAAGGGAGTAATGGAAAAAGTACGTTTATAAAACTAAGTAAATATATGTGTTTAGGGGGTTATTAGGGTGTATGTAATTAAAAAATTATCAGTTATGGTGTTCACGCTATGGGTTATTACGACGGTGACATTTCTAATTATGCATATTATTCCGGGGGATCCATTTTCATCAGATGCAAAAATCTTTCCTGAAGAAGTGATCCAAAACATGAGAGCGAAGTATCACCTTGATGAACCGTTATGGAATCAATATGTTGCTTATTTAGACGGCGTAGTTCATTTTGATTTTGGTGAATCTGTTCAATCAACCGGGCAAGGTGTATCAGAAATTATAACAACTGGTTTTGGTCCATCAGCAATTATTGGTTTACAAGCACTTATTATTTCATTGCTAGTCGGAATTGCTGCAGGTACATTTGCTGCTCTCTATCATGGGAAGGTAATTGATTACGGTGTAAGTTTACTTGCCATCCTCGGTATTTCTATTCCGAGCTTTATTTTAGCACCACTATTTATACAAGTATTCGCTATTCAATTCGAGCTCTTACCAGTAGCTTCTTGGGGTACATTTGAACATACGGTATTGCCATCCTTTGCATTAGCGTTA
This DNA window, taken from Bacillus cereus ATCC 14579, encodes the following:
- a CDS encoding ABC transporter permease is translated as MYVIKKLSVMVFTLWVITTVTFLIMHIIPGDPFSSDAKIFPEEVIQNMRAKYHLDEPLWNQYVAYLDGVVHFDFGESVQSTGQGVSEIITTGFGPSAIIGLQALIISLLVGIAAGTFAALYHGKVIDYGVSLLAILGISIPSFILAPLFIQVFAIQFELLPVASWGTFEHTVLPSFALALGPIAVITRFVRSNMIEVLQSEYIKLARAKGIPIKKIIIRHALRNAIVPVLTFVGPLMAGLLTGTFVIEKIFSIPGLGKYFVDSIFNRDYPVIMGTTIFYSALLIVCIFITDIIHRIVDPRIRSIT